One stretch of Solidesulfovibrio fructosivorans JJ] DNA includes these proteins:
- a CDS encoding trypsin-like peptidase domain-containing protein: MRRLFPFSFCVLALVCAATPALAGREARVTPVVTAVRAVAPAVVNITAARTVERRGPAMGPFFNDEFFRQFFGPGFGGPQRETQESLGSGVIIDGAKGLVLTNAHVIAGGASIKARLLDGRVLDASLVGSDPDFDVAVLRLKTGGKNLPQATMGDSSDIMIGETAIAIGNPFGYTNTVTTGVISAVGRSLKHEGGAYANLIQTDAAINPGNSGGPLVNLAGEVIGINMAIQAGAEGIGFAIPINKARRVVEQIVGGHGVTPAWLGLSGQDVDARLARYFELDRPRGMLVTEVAEGSAAAKAGLRRGDLITAVGNTDIDDKDQYLGILRTSPVGDALSLTVRRGKGETRLSAVPTAFTDKEAVAVAGQRWGLSVSVGKGVTVTGVTPGSPAAKLGLRPGDVLVQIGGEKLAGQKEFTRAVYLSRMNRQVIMLIERGGRGYYARMGVV; encoded by the coding sequence GTGCGACGTCTTTTCCCGTTTTCTTTTTGCGTTCTGGCCCTCGTGTGCGCCGCGACGCCGGCTCTGGCCGGGCGCGAGGCCCGGGTGACGCCCGTGGTCACGGCCGTTCGCGCCGTGGCCCCGGCCGTGGTCAACATCACGGCCGCCCGCACCGTGGAGCGCCGGGGCCCGGCCATGGGGCCCTTTTTCAATGACGAGTTTTTCCGCCAGTTCTTCGGACCGGGATTTGGCGGTCCCCAGCGCGAGACCCAGGAAAGCCTGGGCTCGGGCGTGATCATCGACGGGGCCAAGGGACTCGTTTTGACCAATGCCCACGTCATCGCCGGCGGCGCGTCCATCAAGGCCCGGCTTCTCGACGGACGGGTCCTCGACGCCTCCCTCGTCGGCTCGGACCCGGATTTCGACGTGGCCGTGCTGCGCCTCAAAACGGGCGGCAAGAACCTGCCCCAGGCGACCATGGGCGACTCCTCCGACATCATGATTGGCGAGACGGCCATCGCCATCGGCAACCCCTTCGGCTACACCAACACCGTGACCACGGGCGTGATCTCGGCTGTGGGGCGTTCGCTCAAACACGAAGGCGGGGCCTACGCCAACCTCATCCAGACCGACGCGGCCATCAATCCCGGCAACAGCGGCGGTCCGCTGGTCAACCTCGCCGGCGAGGTCATCGGCATCAACATGGCCATCCAGGCCGGGGCCGAGGGCATCGGCTTCGCCATCCCCATCAACAAGGCCCGCCGTGTGGTGGAACAGATCGTCGGCGGCCACGGCGTGACCCCGGCCTGGCTCGGCCTGTCCGGCCAGGACGTGGACGCGCGCCTGGCCCGCTACTTCGAGCTGGACCGGCCGCGCGGCATGCTCGTGACCGAAGTGGCCGAGGGCTCGGCGGCGGCCAAGGCCGGGCTGCGCCGCGGCGACCTCATCACCGCCGTCGGCAACACGGACATCGACGACAAGGACCAGTACCTCGGCATCCTGCGCACCTCGCCCGTGGGCGACGCGCTCAGCCTGACGGTGCGGCGCGGCAAGGGCGAAACGCGCCTTTCCGCCGTGCCCACGGCCTTTACGGACAAGGAAGCCGTGGCCGTGGCCGGACAGCGCTGGGGACTTTCCGTCTCGGTCGGCAAGGGCGTCACCGTCACCGGCGTCACGCCCGGCTCGCCGGCGGCCAAACTGGGCCTGCGCCCGGGAGATGTGCTGGTGCAGATCGGCGGGGAAAAGCTGGCCGGACAAAAGGAATTCACCCGGGCCGTGTACCTCTCGCGCATGAACCGGCAGGTCATCATGCTGATCGAACGCGGCGGCCGCGGCTACTACGCCCGCATGGGCGTTGTATAG
- a CDS encoding Hsp20/alpha crystallin family protein has product MAKLHWSPWMALSEIRAEAEGIALEPAGMKEAAYAWQPVADVMETAEDFRVVLELPGVAREDVSVEARGRFLVVEGRRAFEKDACGVYQILERSYGPFCRRFALPKGVSRAEITAVMKDGVLEIVVPKVRPERLRRRIPIN; this is encoded by the coding sequence ATGGCCAAGCTGCATTGGAGCCCGTGGATGGCCCTGTCCGAAATCCGGGCGGAGGCCGAGGGCATCGCCCTGGAACCGGCCGGCATGAAAGAGGCCGCCTATGCCTGGCAGCCGGTGGCCGACGTGATGGAAACGGCCGAGGATTTCCGCGTCGTGCTGGAACTTCCGGGCGTGGCCCGCGAGGATGTTTCCGTGGAGGCCCGGGGCCGGTTTCTGGTGGTCGAGGGCCGGCGGGCCTTTGAAAAGGATGCCTGCGGCGTGTACCAGATCCTCGAACGTTCCTACGGTCCGTTTTGCCGTCGGTTCGCCCTGCCCAAGGGCGTGTCCCGGGCGGAGATCACGGCCGTGATGAAGGACGGGGTGCTGGAGATCGTCGTGCCCAAGGTCCGGCCCGAACGCCTGCGCCGCCGTATTCCCATCAACTGA
- the rplU gene encoding 50S ribosomal protein L21, protein MYAIVMAGGKQYKVQEGATITVDLLPAEAGSQYVLDKVLLVGGPEVKVGAPYVAGAAVTCEVAGHVKGKKIMVFHKRRRQDSHKKQGHRQSYTTLKVQSIQA, encoded by the coding sequence ATGTACGCAATCGTTATGGCTGGCGGCAAGCAATACAAGGTCCAGGAAGGGGCCACCATCACCGTGGACCTGCTTCCGGCCGAAGCCGGCTCCCAATACGTTCTGGACAAGGTGCTGCTGGTTGGCGGCCCCGAGGTCAAGGTGGGCGCGCCCTATGTTGCCGGCGCGGCCGTGACCTGCGAGGTTGCCGGGCACGTCAAAGGCAAGAAGATCATGGTCTTCCACAAGCGCCGCCGGCAGGATTCCCATAAAAAGCAAGGCCATCGCCAGAGCTACACCACGCTTAAGGTGCAGTCCATCCAGGCCTAG
- the motA gene encoding flagellar motor stator protein MotA has product MFAIIGILIVIGCILAGFILEKGNFDLLLSAAPPEMLMIGGGALGQLVLSAPKDVLGATFKGALSIFGGMTTSKAYYLELLTTLSGLYMKIRREGLVAIEKDVERPAESPIFSNFAKNKKNHEVLTFICDTMRIFSTVNIEAHEFESIMDADIEATVHEELVPSHAISKTADALPGLGIVACVLGVVLTMGKINEPAEVLGHSIGAALVGTFLGVLMAYGFVAPIATNIEHRAKETEAILLTAKASLTAFVGGNPPPVALEAGRRAIPIHKRPTFEELEEAIKISKGK; this is encoded by the coding sequence ATGTTCGCAATCATCGGCATCCTCATCGTCATCGGCTGCATCCTGGCCGGTTTCATCCTGGAAAAAGGCAATTTCGATCTGCTTCTTTCGGCCGCCCCGCCGGAAATGCTCATGATCGGCGGCGGCGCGCTGGGCCAGCTGGTCTTAAGCGCCCCCAAGGACGTGCTCGGGGCCACCTTCAAGGGCGCGCTGTCCATCTTCGGCGGCATGACCACCAGCAAGGCCTACTACCTGGAGCTTCTCACCACCCTGTCGGGGCTTTATATGAAAATCCGCCGCGAAGGACTGGTGGCCATCGAAAAAGACGTGGAACGGCCGGCGGAAAGCCCCATTTTCAGCAACTTCGCCAAAAACAAGAAAAACCACGAAGTGCTGACCTTTATCTGCGACACCATGCGGATATTCTCCACGGTCAATATCGAAGCCCACGAATTCGAGAGCATCATGGACGCGGACATCGAAGCCACGGTGCACGAGGAGCTCGTCCCGTCCCACGCCATTTCCAAGACCGCGGACGCCCTGCCGGGCCTTGGCATCGTGGCCTGCGTGCTCGGCGTCGTTCTCACCATGGGCAAGATCAACGAGCCGGCCGAAGTGCTCGGCCACAGCATCGGCGCGGCGCTGGTCGGCACGTTTCTCGGCGTGCTCATGGCCTACGGCTTCGTCGCGCCCATCGCCACCAACATCGAGCACCGGGCCAAGGAAACCGAGGCCATCTTGCTGACGGCCAAGGCGTCGCTGACGGCCTTCGTGGGCGGCAACCCGCCGCCCGTGGCCCTGGAGGCCGGCCGCCGGGCCATCCCCATCCACAAGCGCCCCACCTTCGAGGAGCTGGAAGAGGCCATCAAGATCAGCAAGGGCAAGTAG
- a CDS encoding diguanylate cyclase, with translation MNILIVDDSDSSRLLLSTILKGAGYVEPLCAGSAGEALALLDERCRKYDAPDVDLVLMDVVMPDMDGIDATRLIKADPRLRDIPVIIVTVKDEAGSLERAFEAGAMDFLAKPVNSMELRARVRSALRLKEEMDQRKARERELEALTRKFEQLSNQDGLTGVPNRRCFEDVFHKEWLRARREGMPLSALMIDIDFFKNYNDTYGHLQGDLCLRQVAEAIEAALKRPGDFVARYGGEEFVALLPGTDLAGALSIAGLIRGNVRAAAIEHASSPVSEIITVSIGISGIVPNKDMEPEALLAASDAALYQAKSGGRNRVEVRPPA, from the coding sequence ATGAACATCCTGATCGTGGACGACTCCGACTCTTCCCGCCTGCTGCTGTCCACCATTCTCAAGGGGGCCGGCTACGTCGAGCCGTTATGCGCCGGTTCGGCCGGCGAGGCCTTGGCCCTGCTCGACGAGCGGTGCCGCAAGTACGATGCCCCGGACGTGGACCTCGTGCTCATGGACGTGGTCATGCCGGACATGGACGGCATCGACGCCACCCGGCTGATCAAGGCCGATCCGCGCCTTCGCGACATTCCCGTCATCATCGTCACGGTCAAGGACGAGGCCGGCAGCCTGGAGCGCGCCTTCGAGGCCGGGGCCATGGATTTTCTGGCCAAGCCCGTCAACAGCATGGAGCTGCGGGCGCGGGTCCGCTCGGCCCTGCGGCTCAAGGAAGAGATGGATCAGCGCAAGGCCCGCGAACGCGAGCTCGAGGCGCTCACCCGCAAGTTCGAACAGCTCTCCAACCAGGACGGGCTGACCGGCGTGCCCAATAGGCGTTGCTTCGAGGACGTCTTCCACAAGGAATGGCTGCGGGCGCGGCGTGAAGGCATGCCGCTTTCGGCGCTCATGATCGATATCGACTTTTTCAAGAACTACAACGACACCTACGGCCATCTGCAAGGCGACCTGTGCCTGCGGCAAGTGGCCGAAGCCATCGAGGCGGCGCTGAAGCGGCCGGGCGATTTCGTGGCCCGCTACGGCGGCGAGGAGTTCGTGGCCTTGCTGCCCGGCACCGACCTGGCCGGGGCCCTGTCCATCGCCGGACTGATCCGGGGCAACGTGCGCGCGGCGGCCATCGAACACGCCAGTTCCCCGGTGTCGGAAATCATCACCGTCAGCATCGGCATCTCGGGCATCGTTCCCAACAAGGACATGGAGCCAGAAGCGCTGCTCGCCGCTTCCGACGCGGCCCTCTATCAAGCCAAAAGCGGCGGCCGCAACCGCGTCGAAGTCCGCCCCCCCGCGTAA
- a CDS encoding flagellar motor protein MotB: MAEQGQKANIIIKRVKKVAGGAHGGSWKVAYADLVTAMMAFFLLMWLLNMVPQEKKEQLASYFNDFSLFQNPGPSSQLLDSGGLGPPAVVVGSQDERPDVAIDRGGKEPSGGAGQDTGDLDGGKRLEAKRRAEAAAKADAAAKALEGQLEQALQKDVPELAGQVSVTQSNDKVRIEIMDKADRPLFDLGGVTLLPDAKRILAAVTDVIKKEGVKVAIEGHTDAYRYSGTYTNWDLSAGRALAARRMMIQQGLSPDQVAAVTGYADTRPYVPGNLYDPKNRRISLLLYRQPKPGEKAVGGVGGAGGAGGAGSPGADDGTGGVEKSKAVVTPKTPSVGDVLEQQIDNLYDRSTESQF; the protein is encoded by the coding sequence ATGGCGGAACAGGGGCAGAAAGCCAACATCATCATCAAGCGGGTGAAAAAGGTCGCGGGCGGCGCCCACGGCGGCTCGTGGAAGGTCGCTTACGCCGACCTGGTCACGGCCATGATGGCCTTTTTCCTGCTGATGTGGCTTTTAAACATGGTGCCCCAGGAAAAAAAAGAACAGCTCGCCTCCTACTTCAACGACTTCAGCCTGTTCCAGAACCCCGGCCCCTCGTCCCAGCTGCTCGATTCCGGGGGGCTCGGCCCGCCGGCCGTCGTCGTCGGCAGCCAGGACGAACGCCCGGACGTGGCCATCGACCGGGGCGGCAAGGAGCCCTCCGGCGGCGCGGGGCAGGATACCGGCGACCTCGACGGCGGCAAGCGCCTCGAGGCCAAGCGACGGGCCGAAGCGGCGGCCAAGGCCGACGCCGCGGCCAAGGCCCTGGAAGGACAGCTCGAACAGGCCCTGCAAAAGGACGTCCCGGAGCTGGCCGGCCAGGTGTCCGTCACCCAGAGCAACGACAAGGTGCGCATCGAGATCATGGACAAGGCCGACCGGCCGCTGTTCGACCTCGGCGGCGTGACGCTTTTGCCCGACGCCAAGCGCATCCTGGCCGCCGTCACCGACGTCATCAAAAAGGAAGGCGTCAAGGTGGCCATCGAGGGCCATACCGACGCCTACCGCTATTCCGGCACCTACACCAACTGGGACCTTTCCGCCGGTCGGGCGCTCGCGGCCAGGCGGATGATGATCCAGCAGGGCCTCTCCCCCGACCAGGTGGCCGCGGTTACCGGCTATGCCGACACCAGGCCTTATGTTCCCGGCAATCTGTACGATCCGAAAAACCGCCGCATAAGCCTCCTGCTCTACCGGCAGCCCAAACCCGGCGAGAAGGCCGTCGGCGGCGTGGGTGGCGCGGGCGGCGCGGGCGGCGCGGGGAGCCCCGGCGCCGACGACGGCACAGGCGGCGTGGAAAAGAGCAAGGCCGTGGTCACGCCCAAGACGCCGAGCGTTGGCGATGTCCTGGAGCAGCAGATCGACAACCTTTACGACCGGTCGACCGAGAGCCAGTTCTAG
- the pspC gene encoding envelope stress response membrane protein PspC, whose translation MRHYSQLRLSQLYRSRSGMFLGVCKGLARFLDVPVFWMRVFIVILTFFTGVWPMVGAYLIAGFVIKPEPVLPPDSDEERAFYDDYVSSRTHALARVKRRFDRLDKRIRRLEDHVTSREFDFDRRLRRS comes from the coding sequence ATGAGGCATTACAGCCAGTTGCGCTTAAGCCAGCTCTACCGCTCCCGCTCCGGCATGTTCCTTGGCGTGTGCAAGGGGCTGGCCCGTTTTCTGGACGTGCCGGTCTTCTGGATGCGGGTTTTTATCGTTATCCTGACCTTTTTCACGGGCGTGTGGCCCATGGTCGGGGCCTACCTGATCGCCGGTTTCGTCATCAAGCCCGAGCCCGTGCTGCCTCCTGACTCCGACGAGGAACGGGCTTTTTACGACGACTACGTCTCGTCGCGCACCCATGCCCTGGCCCGGGTCAAGCGCCGCTTCGACCGGCTGGATAAGCGCATCCGGCGTCTCGAAGACCACGTCACCTCGCGGGAGTTCGACTTTGACCGCCGCCTGCGCCGTTCCTGA
- a CDS encoding PspC domain-containing protein, with the protein MRNRGCCSGRRDSRRIVSPPRPGFDRGGRPRREGLFSGGFAWLAGWLGLPTWVVLAFFVVLFLTVGWPALIIYLACALLLRPEPQYAAEPRTIDVTGVRLDAQARTVRDRAQDLEARIGRLESHVTSKEFDFDRRLGETGGRK; encoded by the coding sequence ATGAGAAACCGTGGTTGCTGTAGCGGACGGCGGGACAGCCGCCGCATCGTAAGCCCTCCCCGCCCAGGCTTCGACCGGGGCGGCCGTCCCCGCCGCGAAGGCCTTTTCAGCGGCGGCTTCGCCTGGCTCGCCGGCTGGCTCGGGCTGCCGACCTGGGTGGTGCTGGCCTTTTTCGTGGTGCTCTTTCTCACCGTGGGCTGGCCGGCGCTGATCATCTATCTGGCCTGCGCGCTGCTCCTTCGCCCTGAACCGCAATACGCGGCCGAGCCGCGCACCATCGACGTCACCGGCGTCCGGCTGGACGCGCAGGCCCGTACCGTGCGCGACCGGGCCCAGGATCTCGAGGCGCGCATCGGCCGCCTGGAATCCCACGTGACCTCCAAGGAATTCGACTTCGACCGCCGCCTCGGCGAGACCGGGGGGAGGAAGTAG
- a CDS encoding PHP domain-containing protein, translating to MALIDLHTHSTASDGTFAPGDLVALAAQKNLAAVALTDHDTLEGLAEARTAGERYGVDVVSGVELSVADGDRSVHLVGLFLPDAPGPLAEALAYLRSRRHDRNRRILDKLRECGIPIEYDTVTALARGAVGRPHIAQVLVSMGAVTSFKEAFTRYLGTYGRAYVPKDKLTFGRAVELIHGEGGLTVLAHPYILGLAGPALAETAGRYRDLGLDAIEAFYPEHSQAQTLEYLALARKLGLGVSGGSDFHGDAKPEIELGRGRGNLRVDISVLDLLRARQAKRQAGLAPDEEKGLDQPPGAM from the coding sequence ATGGCGCTTATTGACCTGCACACGCATTCCACGGCCTCCGACGGCACGTTCGCCCCCGGGGACCTGGTGGCCCTGGCCGCGCAAAAAAACCTCGCCGCTGTGGCGCTCACCGACCACGACACCCTGGAGGGACTGGCCGAAGCCCGGACCGCCGGCGAGAGATACGGCGTGGACGTGGTGTCCGGAGTCGAACTGTCCGTGGCCGACGGCGACAGGTCGGTGCATCTGGTGGGCCTTTTCCTGCCCGACGCCCCCGGCCCCCTGGCCGAGGCGCTGGCCTACCTGCGCAGCCGCCGCCACGACCGCAACCGCCGCATCCTCGACAAGCTGCGCGAATGCGGCATTCCCATCGAATACGACACGGTCACGGCCCTGGCCAGGGGAGCGGTCGGACGGCCGCACATCGCCCAGGTCCTCGTGTCCATGGGCGCGGTGACGAGCTTCAAGGAGGCGTTCACCCGCTACCTCGGGACCTACGGCCGGGCCTACGTGCCCAAGGACAAGCTGACCTTCGGCCGGGCCGTGGAGCTGATCCACGGCGAAGGCGGGCTGACCGTGCTGGCCCACCCTTACATCCTGGGGCTGGCCGGGCCGGCGCTGGCCGAGACGGCGGGGCGCTACCGCGATCTCGGGCTCGACGCCATCGAGGCCTTCTATCCCGAGCACTCCCAGGCCCAGACCCTGGAATATCTGGCCTTGGCCCGCAAGCTGGGACTCGGCGTGTCGGGCGGCTCGGACTTTCACGGCGACGCCAAGCCGGAAATCGAGCTGGGGCGCGGCCGGGGCAACCTGCGGGTGGACATCTCCGTCCTGGACCTGCTGCGGGCAAGGCAGGCCAAGCGCCAGGCCGGATTGGCCCCGGACGAAGAAAAAGGGCTTGACCAACCCCCCGGGGCAATGTAA
- the rpmA gene encoding 50S ribosomal protein L27: MAHKKAGGSSRNGRDSAGQRRGVKRFGGQQVVAGNILVRQLGTKFHPGEGVGMGRDYTLFALVNGVVKFEKYLRNKQVKTRVLVVPASDTTQ; encoded by the coding sequence ATGGCACATAAAAAAGCGGGCGGCAGTTCCAGAAACGGCCGCGACAGCGCCGGACAGCGGCGCGGCGTCAAGCGCTTCGGCGGCCAGCAGGTCGTCGCCGGCAACATCCTGGTGCGCCAGCTCGGCACCAAGTTCCACCCCGGCGAGGGCGTGGGCATGGGCCGCGACTACACCCTGTTCGCGCTGGTCAACGGCGTGGTGAAGTTCGAGAAGTACCTGCGCAACAAGCAGGTCAAGACCCGGGTGCTGGTCGTACCGGCTTCCGACACCACCCAGTAG
- a CDS encoding 3'-5' exoribonuclease YhaM family protein produces MTQKTQFIQDLVPGQPAADVFLLGAARLGQAKNGPFWTLVLQDASGEIEAKIWSPAAQSYADLAAGQFAFVEGQVGAYRDRPQVNIERLRVLAPEEYTPDLALFVPSSDEPPEGLLEKLTELCRAEISHAPWRKFCAKVLSHPDFRDKLIEAPGAKNVHHSYRGGLLEHTLSVAQLVLSICDRYPALDRDTLLAAAVCHDLGKAWELTSGPARDYTDAGRLLGHIVITLELVEPLLRKSNIEPELALHFKHILVAHHGEYEYGSPRRPKTAEAFVLHFADNIDAKMNQIFGTFESEDPGQWSPYVRTLERYLYNPPRTPRETPTKNNKPREKDAQCLLPLKA; encoded by the coding sequence GTGACCCAAAAAACACAGTTCATACAGGACCTCGTCCCGGGGCAGCCCGCCGCAGACGTGTTCCTCCTCGGCGCGGCCCGGCTTGGACAAGCAAAGAACGGCCCCTTCTGGACACTCGTCCTCCAGGACGCTTCCGGCGAGATCGAAGCCAAGATATGGAGTCCGGCCGCCCAGTCCTACGCCGACCTGGCCGCCGGACAGTTCGCCTTTGTCGAGGGACAGGTCGGAGCCTACCGCGACCGGCCGCAGGTCAACATCGAGCGGTTGCGGGTGCTCGCGCCCGAGGAATACACCCCGGACCTGGCCCTGTTCGTGCCCTCGAGCGACGAACCGCCCGAAGGGCTGCTGGAAAAACTCACCGAACTGTGCCGGGCCGAAATATCCCACGCCCCCTGGCGCAAATTCTGCGCCAAGGTCCTGTCCCACCCTGATTTCCGGGACAAGCTCATCGAAGCGCCGGGCGCGAAAAACGTCCACCACTCCTACCGGGGCGGTCTGCTCGAACATACGCTTTCCGTGGCCCAGCTGGTCCTTTCCATCTGCGACCGCTACCCGGCCCTGGACCGCGACACCCTGCTCGCCGCCGCCGTGTGCCACGACCTGGGCAAGGCCTGGGAACTCACTTCCGGCCCGGCCCGGGACTACACCGACGCCGGCCGGCTGCTCGGCCATATCGTCATCACCCTGGAACTGGTCGAGCCGCTGCTCAGGAAATCCAACATCGAGCCGGAACTGGCGCTCCACTTCAAGCACATCCTGGTGGCCCACCACGGCGAATACGAATACGGCTCGCCCCGGCGGCCCAAGACCGCCGAAGCCTTCGTGCTGCACTTCGCCGACAATATCGACGCCAAAATGAACCAGATCTTCGGCACCTTCGAATCCGAGGACCCCGGGCAATGGTCGCCCTACGTGCGCACCCTGGAACGCTACCTCTACAACCCGCCGCGAACGCCGCGCGAAACCCCGACCAAAAACAACAAGCCCCGGGAAAAGGACGCCCAATGTTTATTACCTTTGAAGGCATAG
- a CDS encoding flavodoxin family protein has translation MNILAINGSPRKKWNTATLLENALEGAREGGADTKLVHLYELDYKGCISCFECKKIGGKNYGRCAVKDGLTPLLEEAWQADALICGTPIYFGAETGMMRSFFERLTFPYLTYTPGYASLSTRKIPTALVYTMNVPEEEIPKWGYDIFMKRMRGLMAHTFGACELFCCTDTYQFSDYSKYLSTVWDAAAKAKRHEEVFPKDCEKARELGRRLAQGLPA, from the coding sequence ATGAACATTCTGGCCATAAACGGCAGCCCGCGCAAGAAATGGAACACCGCCACCCTGCTTGAAAACGCCCTCGAGGGGGCCAGGGAAGGCGGCGCGGATACCAAGCTCGTCCACCTGTACGAGCTGGACTACAAGGGCTGCATCAGCTGCTTCGAGTGCAAGAAGATCGGCGGCAAGAACTACGGGCGCTGCGCGGTGAAGGACGGCCTGACGCCGCTTCTCGAGGAAGCCTGGCAAGCCGACGCGCTCATCTGCGGTACGCCGATCTATTTCGGCGCGGAAACCGGCATGATGCGGTCGTTTTTCGAGCGCCTGACCTTCCCCTACCTGACCTACACCCCGGGCTACGCGTCACTTTCCACGCGCAAGATCCCGACGGCCCTCGTGTACACAATGAACGTCCCCGAGGAAGAGATACCCAAGTGGGGCTACGACATCTTCATGAAGCGCATGCGCGGGTTGATGGCCCACACCTTCGGGGCCTGCGAGCTGTTTTGCTGCACGGACACCTATCAATTCTCGGACTATTCCAAATACCTGTCCACGGTCTGGGACGCGGCGGCCAAGGCCAAACGGCACGAGGAAGTCTTTCCCAAGGACTGCGAAAAAGCCCGCGAACTCGGACGGCGGTTGGCCCAGGGGTTGCCCGCCTAG
- the surE gene encoding 5'/3'-nucleotidase SurE: MRILLTNDDGIQAVGIRDLYKGLVAAGHEVTVVAPISEQSAVGHAITIAMPLRVKEFSENGFKGLGVSGTPADCVKLALTTLCPAPPDVVVSGINAGANVGVDIIYSGTVSAATEGALMGYPAVAVSHDDYAPVNLTGQGRYVADFLANRPWEVAPPRCVLNLNFPSCPVDEVKGLRLCPPTSAVYNDWYVTRQDPRGRNYYWLTGVIPPDALSPDTDRAILTEGYVTLTPLRFDFTDRDTMERLAGRVRAAAGGQAG, translated from the coding sequence ATGCGCATTTTGTTGACAAACGACGACGGCATCCAGGCCGTCGGCATCCGCGACCTCTACAAGGGACTCGTGGCCGCCGGCCATGAGGTCACGGTCGTCGCGCCCATATCCGAACAGTCGGCGGTGGGGCACGCCATCACCATCGCCATGCCGCTTCGGGTCAAGGAATTTTCGGAAAACGGCTTCAAGGGCCTGGGCGTTTCCGGCACGCCGGCCGACTGCGTCAAGCTGGCGCTCACGACCCTGTGCCCGGCCCCGCCGGACGTGGTCGTTTCCGGCATCAACGCCGGAGCCAACGTCGGGGTGGACATCATCTATTCCGGCACGGTCTCGGCCGCAACCGAAGGGGCGCTCATGGGCTACCCGGCCGTGGCCGTGTCCCATGACGACTACGCCCCGGTGAACCTGACCGGGCAAGGCCGCTATGTGGCCGATTTTCTGGCCAACCGTCCCTGGGAGGTCGCGCCGCCGCGTTGCGTGCTCAACCTCAATTTTCCGTCCTGCCCGGTGGACGAGGTCAAGGGACTGCGGCTGTGCCCGCCGACCTCCGCCGTCTATAACGACTGGTACGTCACCCGCCAGGACCCCCGCGGCCGGAACTATTACTGGCTGACCGGCGTCATTCCCCCCGATGCGCTCTCGCCCGATACGGACCGGGCCATTCTCACGGAAGGCTACGTCACGCTCACGCCGTTGCGTTTCGACTTCACGGACAGGGACACCATGGAGCGTCTGGCCGGCCGCGTGCGCGCCGCAGCGGGAGGCCAGGCCGGCTGA
- the tmk gene encoding dTMP kinase, which produces MFITFEGIEGSGKSTQITLLKSALEATGKSVVTTRQPGGCPLGETLRSILLSTQTKNLDHRAELFLYLADRAQHIAEVIRPAQNAGHIVLCDRFADSTVVYQGYGRGLDVAMLHELNDIAVAGAWPQRTILLDLDPEQGLRRALARNLKTGNCATEGRFEAEDIDFHTRIRDGYLALASLHPRRYAVIDATPDVATVAKAVWAAVSSRMSE; this is translated from the coding sequence ATGTTTATTACCTTTGAAGGCATAGAAGGCTCGGGCAAGTCCACCCAGATCACGCTCCTGAAGTCCGCCCTGGAAGCGACCGGCAAGAGCGTCGTCACCACGCGCCAGCCCGGCGGCTGTCCCCTGGGGGAAACGCTGCGCTCCATCCTGCTCTCCACCCAGACCAAGAACCTGGACCACCGGGCCGAACTGTTCCTCTACCTGGCCGACCGGGCCCAGCACATCGCCGAGGTCATCCGCCCCGCCCAAAACGCCGGACACATCGTCCTGTGCGACCGGTTCGCCGATTCCACCGTGGTCTACCAGGGCTACGGCCGGGGCCTCGACGTGGCCATGCTCCACGAACTCAACGACATCGCTGTGGCCGGCGCCTGGCCCCAGCGCACCATCCTCCTCGACCTCGACCCGGAACAGGGCCTGCGCCGCGCCCTGGCCCGCAACCTCAAGACCGGCAACTGCGCCACCGAAGGCCGGTTCGAAGCCGAAGACATCGACTTCCATACCCGCATCCGCGACGGCTACCTGGCCCTGGCCAGCCTGCACCCCAGACGCTACGCCGTCATCGACGCCACCCCCGACGTCGCCACCGTGGCCAAGGCCGTCTGGGCCGCCGTCTCCAGCCGTATGAGTGAATAG
- a CDS encoding Trm112 family protein: protein MTINPDLLTILACPKCKGELTVLGEGEGLACKPCGVVYPVRDDIPIMLVEEAVPQAEWDAGKRSVKD, encoded by the coding sequence GTGACCATTAATCCCGATCTGCTTACCATTCTGGCCTGCCCCAAATGCAAGGGCGAGCTTACGGTTCTCGGCGAGGGCGAAGGCCTTGCCTGCAAGCCCTGCGGCGTTGTCTACCCGGTGCGCGACGACATTCCCATCATGCTCGTCGAGGAAGCCGTGCCCCAGGCCGAGTGGGATGCCGGCAAACGTTCGGTCAAGGATTGA